The following coding sequences lie in one Paracidovorax avenae genomic window:
- the galE gene encoding UDP-glucose 4-epimerase GalE: MILVTGGAGFIGSHTCVALAEAGLPFLILDNFCNSRRSVLERVGRITGRVPDLVEGDVRDEGLLARIFAEHSIDAVIHFAALKSVGESVREPLSYYDNNVAGTVALLRAMRKADVRTLVFSSSATVYGEPASLPIREDFPLSATNPYGQSKLMMEQVLADVDASEPGRWRIARLRYFNPVGAHESGLIGEDPQDVPNNLLPYVAQVAVGLRERLSVYGGDYPTPDGTGVRDYIHVCDLADGHVAALRYLRAHPGLLTVNLGTGRPVSVLEMVRGFEAASGRPVPYQVVARRPGDVAACWADPGLAERLLGWKARHGLDRMCADAWRWQDGVARTLQAG; this comes from the coding sequence GTGATACTTGTAACGGGCGGGGCCGGATTCATCGGCTCGCATACCTGCGTGGCACTGGCCGAGGCCGGGCTGCCATTCCTCATCCTGGACAATTTCTGCAACAGCCGCCGCTCGGTGCTGGAGCGCGTGGGCCGCATCACCGGCCGCGTGCCCGACCTGGTCGAGGGCGACGTGCGGGACGAGGGCCTGCTCGCGCGGATCTTCGCGGAGCATTCCATCGATGCGGTGATCCATTTCGCCGCGCTCAAATCGGTGGGCGAATCGGTGCGGGAGCCGCTGTCGTACTACGACAACAACGTGGCCGGTACTGTGGCGCTGCTGCGCGCGATGCGCAAGGCGGACGTGCGCACCCTGGTGTTCTCCTCGTCCGCCACCGTGTACGGCGAGCCGGCCTCCCTGCCCATCCGCGAGGATTTCCCCCTCTCCGCCACCAACCCGTACGGCCAGAGCAAGCTCATGATGGAGCAGGTGCTGGCCGACGTGGACGCCTCCGAGCCGGGCCGCTGGCGCATCGCCCGGCTGCGCTACTTCAACCCCGTGGGCGCGCACGAGAGCGGCCTCATCGGCGAAGACCCGCAGGACGTTCCCAACAACCTGCTGCCCTACGTGGCCCAGGTGGCCGTGGGGCTGCGCGAGCGCCTGAGCGTGTACGGCGGCGACTACCCCACCCCCGACGGCACGGGCGTGCGCGACTACATCCACGTGTGCGACCTGGCCGATGGCCACGTGGCGGCGCTGCGCTACCTGCGCGCGCACCCCGGCCTGCTCACGGTGAACCTGGGCACGGGGCGGCCCGTGTCGGTGCTGGAGATGGTGCGCGGCTTCGAGGCCGCGAGCGGCCGGCCGGTGCCCTACCAGGTGGTGGCGCGGCGGCCCGGGGACGTGGCCGCCTGCTGGGCGGACCCGGGGCTGGCCGAACGGCTGCTGGGCTGGAAGGCCCGCCACGGCCTGGACCGGATGTGCGCCGATGCCTGGCGCTGGCAGGACGGCGTGGCCCGCACGCTGCAGGCGGGCTGA
- a CDS encoding dicarboxylate/amino acid:cation symporter has product MPENKRKLPPTVSILIAMIIGILAGYLINTHVADKAAVAGYVSILSDIFLRLIKMLIAPLVFSTLVVGIAHMGDAAAVGRVFLKAMAWFLTASLVSLALGLILANVLQPGANLGLPLPDTHQATQLATGKFTLKEFVNHLVPKSFAEAMANNEILQIVVFSMFFGVALASLGDKARTLVRCVEELSHAMLKITGYVMRFAPVAVFAAMAATVAVNGLGILAKFALFMGQFYMGLVILWALLITAGFIALRGRVFKLLRNIREAFLLSFATASSEAAYPKLLDALDRFGVKRRVSSFVMPLGYSFNLDGSMIYCTFATLFIAQAYGIHLPIETQITMLLILMLTSKGMAGVPRASLVVIAATLNQFHIPEAGLLLILGVDTFLDMGRSATNAVGNSIAAAVVAKWEDALLSEEDAAVHAATLDTQPDEAPPGTPGTATAA; this is encoded by the coding sequence ATGCCAGAGAACAAAAGAAAGCTTCCCCCAACGGTCAGCATCCTGATCGCGATGATCATCGGCATCCTCGCGGGATACCTGATCAACACCCACGTCGCGGACAAGGCGGCGGTCGCGGGTTACGTATCGATCCTCTCGGACATCTTCCTGCGGCTGATCAAGATGCTGATCGCGCCGCTGGTCTTCTCCACCCTGGTGGTGGGCATCGCCCACATGGGTGACGCCGCCGCCGTGGGCCGCGTGTTCCTCAAGGCCATGGCGTGGTTCCTGACCGCCTCGCTGGTCTCGCTGGCCCTGGGCCTCATCCTGGCCAACGTGCTCCAGCCCGGCGCCAACCTCGGCCTGCCGCTGCCGGACACCCACCAGGCGACGCAGCTGGCCACGGGCAAGTTCACGCTCAAGGAGTTCGTGAACCACCTCGTGCCCAAGTCGTTCGCGGAGGCGATGGCCAACAACGAGATCCTGCAGATCGTGGTGTTCTCGATGTTCTTCGGCGTCGCCCTCGCCAGCCTCGGCGACAAGGCCCGCACGCTGGTGCGCTGCGTGGAGGAACTGTCCCACGCCATGCTCAAGATCACCGGTTACGTGATGCGGTTCGCACCCGTGGCGGTGTTCGCCGCCATGGCCGCCACGGTGGCGGTGAACGGCCTGGGCATTCTGGCCAAGTTCGCCCTGTTCATGGGCCAGTTCTACATGGGCCTGGTGATCCTCTGGGCGCTGCTGATCACCGCGGGCTTCATCGCGCTGCGCGGCCGCGTGTTCAAGCTGCTGCGCAACATCCGCGAGGCCTTCCTGCTGTCCTTCGCCACGGCCAGCTCCGAAGCCGCCTACCCCAAGCTGCTGGACGCGCTGGACCGCTTCGGCGTGAAACGCCGGGTGTCCAGCTTCGTGATGCCGCTGGGCTACTCGTTCAACCTCGACGGCTCGATGATCTACTGCACGTTCGCCACGCTGTTCATCGCGCAGGCCTATGGCATCCACCTGCCGATCGAGACGCAGATCACCATGCTGCTGATCCTGATGCTCACCTCCAAGGGCATGGCCGGCGTGCCGCGCGCCTCGCTGGTGGTGATCGCCGCCACGCTGAACCAGTTCCACATCCCCGAGGCCGGCCTGCTGCTGATCCTGGGCGTGGACACGTTCCTGGACATGGGCCGCTCGGCGACGAACGCCGTGGGCAACTCCATCGCCGCGGCGGTGGTGGCGAAGTGGGAAGACGCCCTGCTGTCGGAAGAGGATGCGGCCGTGCACGCCGCCACGCTGGACACCCAGCCCGACGAGGCCCCCCCAGGCACTCCGGGCACCGCCACGGCGGCCTGA
- a CDS encoding D-hexose-6-phosphate mutarotase produces MTATAPAVPAASLPPFPDLPAIRLHSPRSGAATVAFQGAQLLSWTTADGVERLFLSPRSAHDGRTAIRGGVPVCCPQFNQRGALPKHGFMRNLPWKLVSESSNGHVTGAVMALEDDEATRAIWPHAFQALLHVELSGDALRVSLTLRNTGDAPWSFTGALHTYLRVADIARAQVDGLQGCARWDAVADRRGVQEGAVRFDGEYDSVFEAPGAPLRVDTGQGVLSATQGGWAENVVWNPGAERCAALPDMPADGFRQMLCVEAACVHRPVDVAPGAEWTGWQRFEVLR; encoded by the coding sequence ATGACAGCCACCGCTCCGGCCGTGCCCGCGGCCTCCCTCCCGCCGTTTCCGGACCTGCCCGCCATCCGCCTGCACAGCCCCCGGTCGGGCGCCGCCACCGTGGCTTTCCAAGGGGCGCAGCTGCTTTCCTGGACCACCGCGGACGGCGTCGAGCGCCTGTTCCTGAGCCCCCGATCGGCCCATGACGGACGCACCGCGATCCGCGGCGGCGTGCCGGTCTGCTGCCCCCAGTTCAACCAGCGCGGGGCTTTGCCCAAGCATGGCTTCATGCGAAATTTGCCTTGGAAATTGGTATCCGAGTCGTCAAACGGTCACGTGACGGGTGCCGTGATGGCGCTCGAGGACGACGAGGCCACCCGGGCGATCTGGCCCCATGCCTTCCAGGCGCTGCTGCACGTCGAATTGTCCGGGGATGCGCTGCGCGTGTCGCTTACGCTGCGCAACACCGGCGATGCGCCCTGGTCCTTCACCGGCGCACTGCATACCTACCTGCGGGTGGCGGACATCGCCCGGGCGCAGGTGGACGGGCTGCAGGGCTGCGCCCGCTGGGACGCCGTCGCCGACCGGCGCGGCGTGCAGGAGGGCGCGGTGCGCTTCGACGGTGAATACGACAGCGTGTTCGAGGCCCCGGGCGCGCCGCTGCGCGTGGACACGGGGCAGGGCGTGCTGTCCGCCACCCAGGGCGGCTGGGCCGAGAATGTCGTCTGGAACCCCGGCGCGGAGCGCTGCGCGGCGCTGCCGGACATGCCCGCAGACGGCTTCCGCCAGATGCTGTGCGTGGAGGCCGCCTGCGTGCACCGGCCCGTCGACGTCGCGCCGGGCGCCGAATGGACCGGCTGGCAGCGGTTCGAAGTGCTGCGCTGA
- the hisF gene encoding imidazole glycerol phosphate synthase subunit HisF: MLAKRIIPCLDVTGGRVVKGVNFLELRDAGDPVEIAARYNGQGADELTFLDITATSDGRDLILPIIEAVASQVFIPLTVGGGVRTVEDVRRLLNAGADKTSFNSAAIANPEVIDAASAKYGAQCIVVAIDAKRRTPEEAARPGPDGAPRGDGWDVYSHGGRKNTGLDAVQWATEMARRGAGEILLTSMDRDGTKSGFDLALTRAVSDAVSVPVIASGGVGGLDDLADGVQQGGADAVLAASIFHYGEYTVAQAKERMAARGIPVRL; the protein is encoded by the coding sequence ATGCTGGCCAAACGCATCATTCCCTGTCTGGACGTCACCGGAGGCCGCGTCGTGAAGGGCGTGAACTTCCTGGAGCTCCGCGATGCCGGCGACCCGGTGGAGATCGCCGCACGCTACAACGGCCAGGGGGCCGACGAGCTCACCTTCCTGGACATCACCGCCACCAGCGACGGGCGCGACCTGATCCTGCCCATCATCGAGGCCGTGGCCAGCCAGGTGTTCATCCCCCTCACGGTGGGCGGCGGCGTGCGCACCGTGGAGGACGTGCGGCGCCTGCTGAACGCGGGTGCGGACAAGACCAGCTTCAATTCCGCCGCCATCGCCAACCCGGAGGTGATCGATGCCGCCTCCGCGAAGTACGGCGCGCAGTGCATCGTGGTGGCCATCGACGCCAAGCGCCGCACCCCCGAGGAGGCCGCGCGCCCCGGCCCGGACGGCGCCCCCCGCGGCGACGGCTGGGACGTGTACAGCCACGGCGGGCGCAAGAACACCGGCCTGGACGCCGTGCAGTGGGCCACCGAGATGGCCCGCCGCGGCGCGGGCGAGATCCTGCTCACCAGCATGGACCGCGACGGCACCAAGTCCGGCTTCGACCTGGCCCTGACCCGCGCCGTGAGCGATGCGGTGAGCGTGCCGGTGATCGCCTCGGGCGGTGTGGGCGGCCTCGACGACCTGGCCGACGGTGTGCAGCAGGGCGGGGCGGACGCGGTCCTGGCCGCCAGCATCTTCCACTACGGCGAATACACGGTGGCGCAGGCCAAGGAACGCATGGCCGCGCGGGGCATTCCCGTGCGGCTCTAG
- the hisI gene encoding phosphoribosyl-AMP cyclohydrolase has product MNWLDEVKWDAQGLVPVIAQEAATGDVLMFAWMNREALAKTAELGRAVYFSRSRGKLWFKGEESGHVQTVHEIRLDCDNDVVLLKVTQLGHEPGIACHTGRHSCFFSVLKDGAWQAVDPVLKDPESIYK; this is encoded by the coding sequence ATGAACTGGCTCGATGAAGTGAAATGGGATGCGCAGGGCCTCGTGCCCGTGATCGCGCAGGAAGCGGCCACGGGCGATGTGCTCATGTTCGCCTGGATGAACCGCGAGGCGCTGGCGAAGACGGCCGAACTGGGCCGCGCGGTGTATTTCAGCCGCTCGCGCGGCAAGCTGTGGTTCAAGGGCGAGGAATCCGGCCACGTGCAGACCGTGCACGAGATCCGGCTCGATTGCGACAACGACGTGGTGCTGCTCAAGGTGACCCAGCTGGGCCACGAGCCCGGCATCGCCTGCCACACCGGCCGGCACAGCTGCTTCTTCAGCGTGCTGAAGGACGGCGCCTGGCAGGCCGTCGATCCGGTCTTGAAAGACCCCGAATCCATCTACAAGTGA
- a CDS encoding phosphoribosyl-ATP diphosphatase — MNHDSLSPVAAPAVHSGDALARLAAVIESRKPANGGDADKSYVARLLHKGPDAFLKKIGEEATEVVMAAKDVDHGADASKLVYEVADLWFHSMIALAHYGLAPADVVAELERREGTSGIEEKALRKSLQRAADESQP; from the coding sequence ATGAACCACGATTCCCTTTCGCCCGTGGCTGCCCCGGCCGTGCATTCCGGCGACGCGCTCGCCCGGCTCGCCGCCGTGATCGAAAGCCGCAAGCCCGCCAACGGCGGCGACGCCGACAAGAGCTACGTGGCGCGCCTGCTGCACAAGGGCCCGGACGCCTTCCTCAAGAAGATCGGCGAGGAGGCCACCGAGGTGGTCATGGCCGCCAAGGACGTGGACCACGGCGCCGATGCCTCCAAGCTCGTGTACGAGGTGGCCGACCTCTGGTTCCACTCCATGATCGCCCTGGCGCACTACGGCCTGGCGCCCGCCGACGTGGTGGCCGAACTGGAGCGCCGCGAAGGCACCAGCGGCATCGAGGAAAAGGCGCTGCGCAAGTCGCTGCAGCGCGCCGCCGACGAATCCCAACCCTGA
- a CDS encoding DUF4870 family protein, producing the protein MNRNDITDIDLDARADGLKTIGWVSYILHLIVAVGAVIPGAQPGAALLIIALVIDLVKKSDAEGTWQASHFSWRIRTVIWAGVLYLVTAPLWLLFVFPGWIAWGLISIWFLYRIVRGMVAMNKGQAIDV; encoded by the coding sequence ATGAACCGCAACGACATCACCGACATCGACCTCGACGCGCGCGCCGACGGCCTGAAAACCATCGGCTGGGTGAGCTACATCCTGCACCTCATCGTTGCGGTGGGCGCCGTCATCCCGGGTGCGCAGCCCGGCGCTGCGCTGCTCATCATCGCCCTCGTCATCGACCTGGTGAAGAAAAGCGATGCCGAAGGCACGTGGCAGGCCTCGCACTTCTCCTGGCGCATCCGCACCGTGATCTGGGCGGGCGTGCTCTACCTCGTCACGGCGCCGCTGTGGCTGCTGTTCGTCTTCCCCGGCTGGATCGCCTGGGGCCTGATCTCCATCTGGTTCCTCTACCGCATCGTGCGCGGCATGGTCGCCATGAACAAGGGCCAGGCCATCGATGTCTGA
- a CDS encoding patatin-like phospholipase family protein: MSEQAAPAPGSVPLNLALQGGGSHGALTWGVLDALLEDGRFHFEGISGTSAGAMNAVTLAHGFAQAAHQNPGLRGEALHERGCAMAREALTRLWEGVGAMGSLMWGVPLASTPLMGMMSQWLSPYQTNPLGINPLRRLLEREVDFDVLRDAPGPRVFVCATNVRTGRGVIFSGQRLSADAVMASACLPLLFKAVQIEGEHYWDGGYSGNPALHPLIYKTRCADILLVQINPIEHTELPDSAADIMERMNEVTFNASLLAEMRAIEFVRRLLAEGKLDAQRYKSVRMHRIDGGSVLAEFGASSKLRADLPFVRQLFALGRAAGQAWIARHHGDVGVRPTVNIADNA, from the coding sequence ATGTCTGAACAGGCTGCGCCGGCGCCGGGCTCGGTGCCCCTGAACCTCGCCCTGCAGGGCGGCGGATCGCATGGCGCGCTCACCTGGGGCGTGCTGGACGCGCTCCTGGAAGACGGCCGCTTCCACTTCGAGGGCATCAGCGGCACCAGCGCCGGCGCGATGAACGCGGTGACGCTGGCCCACGGCTTCGCCCAGGCCGCCCACCAGAACCCCGGACTGCGCGGCGAGGCGCTGCACGAGCGCGGCTGCGCCATGGCGCGCGAGGCCCTGACGCGGCTCTGGGAGGGCGTGGGCGCCATGGGCAGCCTGATGTGGGGCGTGCCGCTCGCCTCCACGCCCCTGATGGGCATGATGTCGCAGTGGCTGTCGCCCTACCAGACCAACCCGCTGGGCATCAACCCGCTGCGCCGGCTCCTGGAGCGCGAGGTCGATTTCGACGTATTGCGCGACGCGCCCGGGCCGCGCGTCTTCGTCTGCGCCACCAACGTGCGCACCGGCCGCGGCGTGATCTTCTCGGGCCAGCGCCTGAGCGCCGACGCGGTCATGGCCTCGGCCTGCCTGCCGTTGCTCTTCAAGGCGGTGCAGATCGAGGGCGAGCACTACTGGGACGGCGGCTACTCCGGCAACCCCGCGCTGCACCCGCTGATCTACAAGACGCGCTGCGCCGACATCCTGCTGGTGCAGATCAACCCCATCGAGCACACCGAACTGCCCGACAGCGCCGCCGACATCATGGAGCGCATGAACGAGGTCACCTTCAACGCCAGCCTGCTGGCCGAGATGCGCGCCATCGAGTTCGTGCGGCGCCTGCTGGCCGAGGGCAAGCTGGATGCGCAGCGCTACAAGAGCGTGCGCATGCACCGCATCGACGGCGGCTCCGTGCTGGCCGAGTTCGGCGCATCGAGCAAGCTGCGGGCCGACCTGCCGTTCGTGCGCCAGCTCTTCGCGCTCGGCCGCGCGGCCGGCCAGGCCTGGATCGCCCGCCACCACGGGGACGTCGGGGTGCGTCCCACGGTGAACATCGCCGACAATGCCTGA
- a CDS encoding histidine triad nucleotide-binding protein yields the protein MHDPDCLFCKIIAGQIPSRKVYEDDEVFAFHDIHPGAPVHFLMVPKQHVHSMAGVTDAHAGVLGRMMVLAPKLALEQGCNPYPDGGFRIVVNTGTEGGQEVHHLHLHVMGGPRPWLKG from the coding sequence ATGCACGATCCCGACTGCCTTTTCTGCAAGATCATCGCCGGCCAGATTCCCTCGCGGAAGGTCTATGAGGACGACGAAGTCTTCGCCTTCCACGACATCCACCCCGGCGCGCCCGTCCACTTCCTCATGGTGCCCAAGCAGCACGTGCACTCCATGGCCGGCGTGACCGACGCCCATGCCGGCGTGCTCGGCCGCATGATGGTGCTGGCGCCCAAGCTGGCGCTGGAGCAGGGCTGCAATCCCTATCCGGACGGCGGATTCCGCATCGTGGTAAATACCGGCACCGAAGGCGGCCAGGAAGTGCACCACCTGCACCTGCATGTGATGGGCGGTCCGCGCCCCTGGCTCAAGGGCTGA
- the tatA gene encoding Sec-independent protein translocase subunit TatA, which produces MGSFSIWHWLIVLLIVVMVFGTKKLKNIGSDLGGAVKGFKDGMKDGSTPDGTPASTTAATPPAGQVTNQQAHAADPGTIDVEAKHKG; this is translated from the coding sequence ATGGGTTCCTTTTCCATCTGGCACTGGCTGATCGTGCTGCTCATCGTGGTGATGGTGTTCGGCACGAAGAAGCTCAAGAACATCGGCTCCGACCTCGGCGGTGCCGTGAAGGGCTTCAAGGACGGCATGAAGGACGGCAGCACGCCCGACGGCACGCCCGCCTCCACCACCGCCGCCACGCCCCCCGCAGGGCAGGTGACGAACCAGCAGGCCCATGCCGCCGACCCGGGCACGATCGACGTCGAGGCCAAGCACAAGGGCTGA
- the tatB gene encoding Sec-independent protein translocase protein TatB yields MIDIGLSKMALIGAVALIVIGPEKLPRVARTVGTLLGKAQRYVADVKAEVNRSMELDELRKMKDTVETAARDVHHSFQTHASEFQKDWESGTSDAAAAGHDGTLDPAALEGPSSRIVPTYKHPGKNWRLKRSATPQWYKARAGVRTKAQSGAARVARFRPRKFQ; encoded by the coding sequence ATGATCGACATCGGCCTCTCCAAGATGGCGCTGATCGGCGCCGTGGCGCTCATCGTCATCGGCCCCGAGAAGCTGCCCCGCGTCGCGCGCACCGTCGGCACCCTCCTGGGCAAGGCGCAGCGCTACGTGGCCGACGTGAAGGCCGAGGTCAACCGCTCCATGGAGCTGGACGAGCTGCGCAAGATGAAGGACACGGTGGAGACCGCCGCGCGCGACGTCCACCACAGCTTCCAGACCCACGCGAGCGAATTCCAGAAGGACTGGGAATCCGGCACCTCCGACGCGGCCGCAGCCGGCCACGACGGTACCCTGGATCCCGCCGCCCTCGAGGGGCCATCGTCCCGCATCGTCCCGACCTACAAGCACCCCGGCAAGAACTGGCGCCTCAAGCGCAGTGCCACCCCGCAGTGGTACAAGGCGCGCGCCGGCGTGCGCACCAAGGCCCAGTCGGGCGCGGCGCGCGTCGCGCGCTTCCGGCCCCGCAAGTTCCAGTGA
- the tatC gene encoding twin-arginine translocase subunit TatC — protein sequence MSEKPSLEDELAGTEQPFVAHLMELRDRLIKAVVAVGIVGVVLFFYPGPGRLYDLLAAPLVAHLPAGATLIATSVISPFMVPIKILLMSAFLIALPVVLYQVWAFVAPGLYSHEKKLVLPLVVSSTVLFFAGVAFCYFFVFGQVFSFIQSFAPKSITAAPDIEAYLSFVLTMFLAFGLAFEVPVVVVVLARMGIVDVAKLKSFRGYFIVVAFIIAAVVTPPDVVSQLALAVPMCLLYELGIWAAQIFIRHTQAPEDAAEQREPSA from the coding sequence ATGTCCGAAAAACCCTCCCTCGAAGACGAGCTGGCCGGTACCGAGCAGCCCTTCGTCGCGCACCTCATGGAGCTGCGCGACCGCCTCATCAAGGCCGTCGTCGCCGTCGGCATCGTCGGGGTCGTGCTCTTCTTCTATCCCGGGCCGGGCCGGCTCTACGACCTGCTGGCCGCCCCCCTGGTGGCGCACCTGCCCGCGGGCGCGACGCTGATCGCCACCTCGGTGATCTCGCCCTTCATGGTGCCGATCAAGATCCTGCTGATGTCGGCCTTCCTGATCGCCCTGCCCGTGGTGCTCTACCAGGTCTGGGCCTTCGTGGCGCCGGGCCTGTACTCGCACGAAAAGAAGCTCGTGCTGCCCCTGGTCGTCTCCAGCACCGTGCTGTTCTTCGCCGGCGTGGCGTTCTGCTACTTCTTCGTGTTCGGGCAGGTGTTCAGCTTCATCCAGAGCTTCGCGCCCAAGAGCATCACCGCCGCGCCGGACATCGAGGCCTACCTGAGCTTCGTGCTCACCATGTTCCTGGCCTTCGGCCTGGCCTTCGAGGTGCCCGTGGTCGTCGTCGTGCTGGCGCGCATGGGCATCGTGGACGTGGCCAAGCTCAAGAGCTTCCGCGGCTACTTCATCGTCGTCGCCTTCATCATCGCCGCCGTCGTCACCCCGCCGGACGTGGTGTCCCAGCTCGCACTGGCCGTGCCCATGTGCCTGCTGTACGAACTGGGCATCTGGGCCGCGCAGATCTTCATCCGGCACACGCAGGCGCCGGAGGATGCGGCGGAGCAGCGGGAGCCGTCGGCCTGA
- a CDS encoding DarT ssDNA thymidine ADP-ribosyltransferase family protein — translation MATTIQEYAAEIGVKQLVHFTRESNLESILKRGIVTRDILAREAFDSFNDNVRADRTNAVCVSIGFPNYKMWWGIRKDNPNVDWVILVIEQRALWELPCAFCSANAALGSVAAIPIAQRQTLQAFQGMYAEILGKERTKLEIPQYWPTNPQAEVLMLQGVPRDYIRGVVTLNVSQQLRINKKYPGLKVGVQAGYFRYRKDYEFWKAGA, via the coding sequence ATGGCAACGACAATACAAGAATACGCGGCTGAGATCGGTGTGAAACAGCTCGTGCACTTCACCCGAGAAAGCAATCTTGAGTCCATCCTGAAGCGAGGGATAGTCACGAGGGATATATTGGCGCGAGAGGCTTTCGACAGCTTTAACGACAATGTACGGGCGGATCGAACAAATGCCGTTTGTGTATCGATCGGCTTTCCTAACTACAAAATGTGGTGGGGAATCAGAAAGGACAACCCAAACGTCGATTGGGTGATTCTGGTTATCGAGCAGCGCGCTCTGTGGGAGTTGCCGTGTGCATTCTGTTCAGCAAATGCTGCCCTTGGCTCTGTAGCCGCGATTCCCATCGCGCAGCGCCAAACACTTCAAGCCTTCCAAGGTATGTATGCTGAAATACTAGGTAAAGAGAGAACGAAGCTGGAAATTCCTCAATATTGGCCAACGAACCCTCAAGCAGAGGTTTTGATGCTCCAGGGCGTTCCAAGAGATTACATTCGAGGGGTGGTTACTCTGAATGTTTCTCAGCAGCTACGGATCAATAAGAAGTATCCTGGGTTGAAGGTTGGGGTGCAAGCTGGCTACTTCCGATATCGGAAGGATTATGAATTCTGGAAGGCTGGTGCCTGA
- a CDS encoding DUF6977 family protein, producing the protein MASRPIFTPSTSGNLLVWTHHISFEWFPGMAKSQAQKSIMSLHENAKRQIHVSKVLEISSKSLDELGVALSAFNLMIRTPRGDEYSLECAYQSAKVFERGGPFKDLRRMRSIDAKRDSRLLQHGRLVKFSIYGMDWDLQPRTAFYDWLYINALHRHPELVEKVLTYRAFSDIAFNPERSINCQAYSAALYVSLHARGLLTPDVLKDQRTYLSAIDTGLVSNAHENTARQKRIDE; encoded by the coding sequence GTGGCTTCCCGTCCGATCTTTACACCTTCTACTAGTGGCAATCTGCTGGTGTGGACCCATCACATCAGCTTTGAGTGGTTTCCGGGTATGGCGAAAAGCCAAGCTCAGAAGTCAATCATGTCTCTGCATGAGAACGCAAAGAGGCAAATCCATGTTAGTAAGGTGTTAGAAATCTCAAGCAAATCGCTTGATGAGCTTGGTGTTGCTCTCAGTGCTTTCAATCTGATGATTAGGACCCCTCGTGGTGATGAATACAGTCTTGAGTGCGCCTATCAATCTGCCAAGGTCTTTGAGCGCGGCGGGCCGTTTAAAGACCTACGGCGCATGCGGTCTATCGACGCCAAGCGTGATTCAAGATTGCTTCAGCATGGGAGGCTAGTTAAGTTTTCTATATATGGAATGGACTGGGACTTACAGCCGCGCACTGCGTTCTATGACTGGCTTTATATTAATGCACTACACAGGCACCCAGAGCTTGTCGAAAAAGTTCTTACTTACCGCGCTTTTTCCGACATTGCATTCAATCCTGAACGTTCTATCAACTGTCAGGCCTATTCGGCAGCTTTATATGTCTCATTGCATGCCCGTGGGCTTCTCACACCCGATGTGTTGAAGGATCAGAGGACCTACTTGTCGGCTATTGACACCGGTTTGGTAAGCAACGCCCATGAGAACACTGCTCGTCAGAAGCGAATTGATGAGTAG